A single region of the Mechercharimyces sp. CAU 1602 genome encodes:
- a CDS encoding DUF5665 domain-containing protein produces the protein MMKPNKMTEYPEWIRKTEKLTEETDQLNQHLHKLSLWMEQSRVQDLLFHYTDPKRVIWINLLAGLSRGLGLTIGTAIVISLLSILLSQLSDLPFLTDTISELKSIVDQSTP, from the coding sequence ATGATGAAACCGAATAAGATGACGGAGTATCCTGAGTGGATCAGAAAGACTGAAAAGTTAACGGAGGAAACAGATCAATTAAACCAACACCTGCATAAGCTGTCGCTGTGGATGGAACAGTCTCGTGTCCAAGACTTGCTCTTCCACTACACCGATCCAAAGCGTGTGATCTGGATTAATCTGTTGGCTGGTCTAAGCCGAGGCTTAGGGCTTACAATCGGTACCGCTATCGTCATCAGTTTGCTCAGTATCCTCTTATCTCAGCTATCCGATCTTCCCTTTTTAACAGATACAATTAGTGAACTGAAAAGTATTGTTGATCAGTCCACCCCTTAA
- a CDS encoding aminotransferase class I/II-fold pyridoxal phosphate-dependent enzyme gives MSMSNNQNQSPLFTCLQEHANRQTIPFHIPGHKKGQGMDPEFRSFIGPNALSIDLINIEPLDDLHRPHGAIEEAQTLAAKAFGADYTFFSVQGTSGAIMTMVMSVVKPGDKIIVPRNVHKSVLTAVILAGAHPVFAHPVMDEQLGIAHGVTEHEVERVLRAHPDAKAVLLINPTYYGITVNLEQVIARIHQRGIPVIVDEAHGVHTHFHNELPLSAMQAGADMAATSMHKLGGSLTQSSVLNIRTERINPHRVQAIISMLTTTSTSYLLLASLDTARRYLATKGRERLDEALRLARFTRDKINQIDGLYCFGRELLDGDAHYDMDETKLTIHLHQLGITGYDAEKWLRNEHRIEVELSDLYNILCIITPGDSEASISALLNALTELASRFYTPDERNRETVRLPDIPELAVSPRDAFYADTIAIPFKESAGAITAEFVMIYPPGIPVLLPGERITQENISYIEKHIDAGLPVQGPQDPDINTIHVIK, from the coding sequence ATGTCGATGTCAAACAATCAAAACCAATCACCGCTATTCACTTGTCTACAAGAACATGCCAACCGGCAAACGATTCCTTTTCATATCCCAGGTCATAAAAAGGGGCAAGGCATGGATCCTGAGTTTCGTTCTTTTATCGGTCCCAATGCTCTCTCCATCGACCTGATAAATATTGAACCGTTAGATGACCTTCATCGCCCTCATGGAGCAATTGAAGAAGCGCAAACGCTTGCCGCCAAAGCATTTGGAGCTGATTATACATTCTTTTCTGTTCAGGGAACCAGTGGCGCTATTATGACCATGGTCATGTCTGTCGTCAAACCAGGAGATAAAATTATCGTTCCACGAAATGTACACAAATCTGTACTTACCGCCGTGATCTTAGCTGGTGCCCACCCCGTGTTCGCCCACCCTGTGATGGATGAACAACTTGGCATTGCGCATGGTGTAACAGAACATGAAGTAGAACGCGTTTTACGCGCTCATCCTGATGCAAAAGCCGTTCTTCTTATCAATCCAACATACTACGGAATTACCGTCAATCTAGAACAGGTTATCGCTCGTATACACCAACGCGGTATCCCCGTAATCGTAGATGAAGCACATGGTGTTCACACTCACTTCCACAATGAGCTACCACTCTCAGCGATGCAGGCAGGCGCTGATATGGCGGCTACCAGTATGCACAAATTAGGAGGGTCTCTTACACAGAGTTCTGTACTCAATATCCGTACAGAGCGTATCAACCCCCATCGTGTACAAGCTATTATCAGTATGTTGACAACAACTTCTACTTCGTATTTACTCCTGGCCTCTCTTGACACTGCACGTCGCTATTTAGCCACCAAGGGAAGGGAGCGCCTAGACGAAGCATTGCGTTTAGCTCGTTTCACCAGAGATAAAATTAATCAAATCGATGGACTATACTGTTTTGGACGAGAGCTTCTCGATGGGGATGCCCATTATGATATGGATGAAACCAAGTTAACAATCCATCTACATCAACTTGGGATCACAGGTTACGACGCAGAGAAGTGGTTGCGTAATGAGCACCGTATAGAAGTAGAGTTAAGCGATCTATACAACATCTTGTGCATCATTACACCAGGCGATTCCGAAGCTTCCATCTCAGCACTACTTAATGCCCTTACAGAATTAGCTTCACGCTTTTATACTCCCGATGAGCGCAACCGTGAAACCGTACGTCTTCCTGACATTCCCGAACTGGCTGTCTCGCCACGAGATGCTTTTTACGCGGACACCATCGCAATTCCTTTCAAAGAATCAGCAGGAGCGATTACCGCCGAATTTGTTATGATTTACCCACCAGGCATTCCAGTCCTCTTACCGGGTGAACGCATTACGCAAGAGAATATCAGTTATATTGAGAAGCATATTGATGCCGGTTTACCAGTACAAGGCCCGCAAGATCCAGATATTAACACCATTCATGTGATCAAATAA
- a CDS encoding GapA-binding peptide SR1P: MIVCQSCDQVVSYMNAEKCGTLYGRCDSCKDGKHKAERRTK, from the coding sequence ATGATTGTTTGTCAATCATGTGATCAAGTGGTGTCGTACATGAATGCGGAGAAGTGCGGGACATTGTACGGCCGTTGCGACTCATGTAAGGATGGAAAGCACAAAGCAGAGAGACGAACAAAGTAG
- a CDS encoding 2'-5' RNA ligase family protein, translating to MKYGVAIFPEKKVQDIANSYRKRYDPHYGLIPPHITLKEAFTLEEETGNQEETITNIVQHLEKVAERTAPFTIFLNKIGTFHPNSNTIYVSMYDGADIIQLHDLINEGPLSHPETYAFIPHITIGQKLSEDELLDVYGSLRMTNISIETKIDRFHLLYQLENQSWCLYQSFILNGHKE from the coding sequence ATGAAATATGGAGTAGCGATATTCCCTGAAAAAAAAGTACAAGACATTGCCAACTCATATCGGAAACGATATGATCCCCATTACGGTCTCATCCCACCACATATCACGTTAAAAGAAGCGTTCACGCTCGAGGAGGAAACAGGGAATCAAGAGGAGACGATCACCAATATTGTACAGCATTTAGAAAAAGTAGCTGAAAGGACAGCTCCCTTCACCATCTTCCTCAACAAAATCGGCACCTTTCATCCCAACAGCAATACGATATACGTCTCCATGTACGACGGGGCTGATATTATCCAACTACACGATCTGATCAATGAGGGTCCGCTCAGCCACCCTGAGACCTACGCTTTTATCCCCCATATCACAATCGGACAAAAGCTTTCTGAAGATGAGCTTCTCGATGTGTACGGAAGTCTCAGAATGACTAACATAAGTATTGAAACCAAGATTGATCGCTTTCATCTTCTCTACCAGTTGGAAAATCAATCGTGGTGCTTATACCAAAGCTTTATTTTAAATGGACATAAGGAATAA
- a CDS encoding deoxyribonuclease IV translates to MKIGCHISVAKGLYKASQRAHEVGAESFQVFTKNPRGLRPKKLNYADAEKGVAYCQEHGITLVAHTPYITNLSTYKEDLHEVTIRSIKEDLHIAETYGAIGAVVHCGKHTGKGEEYGTERMVETLNKILQEYEGPTKLLLENTAGQGTELGLQIEDLVKIRNATEYPEKIGFCFDTCHGFASGAWSEDSFEQLVATMKETGYLDSLVAIHFNDSKTPFNSRKDRHEKIGKGEIGEAALAKFLRSEAFQNQPVILETPVDDEGEYEEEIRYLHHLKG, encoded by the coding sequence ATGAAAATCGGTTGTCATATAAGTGTGGCCAAAGGGCTGTATAAAGCGTCACAACGTGCACACGAAGTGGGAGCGGAATCTTTTCAGGTATTTACAAAAAATCCGCGGGGGTTGCGTCCGAAAAAACTTAATTATGCAGATGCGGAAAAAGGTGTTGCTTATTGCCAAGAGCACGGGATTACATTAGTGGCTCATACACCCTATATTACAAATTTATCCACATATAAGGAAGACTTACATGAAGTGACGATCCGTTCCATTAAAGAAGATTTACATATTGCGGAAACCTACGGTGCAATTGGAGCCGTCGTTCACTGTGGAAAGCATACTGGCAAGGGAGAAGAGTATGGGACAGAGCGGATGGTTGAAACATTAAATAAGATATTACAGGAGTACGAGGGTCCAACGAAATTATTATTAGAAAATACAGCAGGACAAGGGACAGAGCTAGGGTTGCAGATTGAAGATTTGGTGAAGATCCGAAATGCAACGGAGTATCCGGAGAAGATTGGTTTTTGTTTTGATACTTGTCACGGTTTTGCTTCGGGAGCATGGTCGGAAGACAGTTTTGAACAATTAGTTGCAACCATGAAGGAGACAGGGTATCTGGATAGTTTAGTCGCTATTCATTTTAACGATAGCAAAACTCCTTTTAACAGCCGTAAAGATCGTCATGAAAAGATTGGAAAAGGGGAGATTGGTGAAGCGGCGCTGGCTAAGTTTTTACGCAGCGAGGCATTCCAAAACCAGCCCGTCATATTAGAAACTCCGGTAGACGATGAAGGGGAATATGAAGAGGAAATTCGCTACTTACATCATTTAAAAGGGTAA
- a CDS encoding YktB family protein, with protein MSTHIQFNQNDFAVFAIPGLNARMEALKAEIRPKLEAIGEVITPYLSASLGAEFTPHVAKHARRSVNPPDETWVAWSTNKRGYKSLPHFQVGLRENELFILFALIYEYPYKANFAQSLQKEDSLWQSLPNHFVVSNDHTKPDTTPLEELDFTAMEQRLERLTRIKKEEFLCGVVIPATDTRIQDEEQLLSLIESTFAALSPLYELALRVPST; from the coding sequence ATGAGTACACACATTCAGTTTAATCAGAATGACTTTGCCGTTTTTGCGATACCTGGATTAAATGCCCGGATGGAAGCACTTAAGGCGGAGATTCGTCCCAAGCTTGAAGCAATTGGAGAGGTTATCACTCCTTATCTGTCCGCCTCACTCGGAGCTGAATTTACACCCCATGTAGCTAAACATGCACGTCGCAGTGTAAATCCACCTGATGAAACATGGGTAGCCTGGTCAACAAATAAAAGGGGCTATAAATCCTTGCCTCATTTTCAAGTAGGGTTACGCGAAAATGAACTCTTCATCTTGTTCGCACTCATTTACGAATACCCTTACAAAGCTAATTTTGCTCAATCGCTCCAGAAGGAAGATTCGTTGTGGCAATCTCTTCCCAATCATTTTGTCGTGTCCAATGACCACACTAAACCAGATACTACCCCCCTTGAGGAATTGGATTTTACTGCTATGGAGCAGCGACTGGAACGACTCACCCGTATCAAAAAAGAGGAATTCCTCTGTGGTGTCGTCATCCCCGCCACAGATACTCGCATACAAGATGAGGAACAACTCCTTTCCTTGATAGAGTCTACCTTTGCCGCACTCTCGCCCTTATATGAACTGGCTTTACGAGTGCCCTCCACATAA
- a CDS encoding DM13 domain-containing protein — translation MVKMTKNKWILCGLVVVAFLGLWLVFRPETLILDQQVDEEFPHPQSQPSQTSPNERTEEPQILYQGNFQKGDRSHDGKGKATIYQLANGKRMLRFTQFETDNGPDVKIYLVALPEIKKSTDISKDNYISLGKMKGNKGDQNYEIPDHVDLDKFRSVSIWCERFSVNFASASLK, via the coding sequence ATGGTGAAGATGACGAAAAACAAGTGGATTCTATGCGGTCTTGTAGTGGTCGCGTTCCTCGGATTATGGCTGGTCTTCCGTCCCGAAACACTCATTTTGGATCAACAAGTAGATGAAGAGTTCCCTCATCCTCAATCCCAACCATCACAAACGTCTCCAAATGAAAGGACAGAAGAACCTCAGATACTCTACCAAGGTAACTTCCAAAAAGGGGACCGTTCTCATGATGGAAAAGGAAAGGCTACCATATATCAATTGGCTAATGGTAAACGTATGTTACGGTTTACACAGTTCGAAACCGATAATGGGCCTGATGTCAAAATCTATCTTGTTGCACTCCCCGAAATCAAAAAGAGTACGGATATCTCGAAAGATAACTACATCTCGCTCGGTAAAATGAAAGGAAATAAAGGTGATCAGAACTATGAAATACCGGATCATGTAGACCTGGATAAATTTCGTTCCGTCTCTATATGGTGTGAAAGGTTCTCTGTTAATTTTGCTTCTGCTTCTTTAAAGTGA
- a CDS encoding DUF1885 family protein: MDLMTTCAYIHLQETISLADLHHTLIEYQQKLARTGKQLSWPYEEAAFPYKIQMYHQYSDEWLLLKSTSPPRYRTLMIGVQEEPSGTSTIHVLLPSTASFGDKGKANELCRYLATLHQAKLTLFNGRVQSFQD, encoded by the coding sequence ATGGATCTGATGACAACTTGCGCCTATATTCACCTACAAGAAACCATATCGTTAGCCGATCTACATCACACGCTTATAGAATATCAGCAAAAGTTAGCCCGTACTGGTAAACAACTGAGTTGGCCTTATGAAGAGGCAGCTTTCCCCTATAAAATCCAAATGTATCATCAATATTCTGACGAGTGGCTTCTATTGAAGAGCACTTCCCCACCGCGCTATCGCACCTTGATGATAGGAGTGCAAGAGGAACCGAGTGGGACTAGCACGATTCATGTACTACTTCCCTCGACAGCTTCTTTCGGAGATAAAGGGAAGGCTAATGAACTGTGTCGCTATTTAGCTACTCTACATCAGGCTAAACTTACGTTATTTAACGGACGCGTCCAATCCTTCCAAGATTGA
- the dinB gene encoding DNA polymerase IV, whose translation MEDNRTILLADMNAFYASVEQTLHPQYQGKPLIVCGDPQKRRGIVLAASYEAKHYGVKTAMPVHEAKSLCPTAQLVPPHMGTYIQVSTRIIQLLQQFSPSVEPFSIDEAFLELTGSEKLLGKKEHVAHQIKQRIRTELGVSCSIGIGPNKLLAKMAAEMEKPDGLTSITANQVPRKIWPLPINKLFGVGSRMNFHFNKMGIRTIGDLAHTDPTRLEHRFGIIGRVLYQSAHGMDQSPVDPHSLDINHSIGHQFTLPYDYIEAKDILLVLYELAENVARRARLAASLGRTITLALRGNDFSIHRSLSLDEATQIGRMIYQAIEILFQRHWNHRPVRQIGITLSNLQREENGVQLDLFGNNEKYKKLTTAIDSIQQRYGVKSMCYAHSLLEASLFKDHTTKIGGHHI comes from the coding sequence ATGGAAGATAACCGTACTATCCTACTTGCCGACATGAACGCTTTTTATGCCAGTGTAGAGCAAACGCTACATCCACAGTACCAAGGAAAGCCGCTCATTGTTTGTGGTGATCCTCAAAAACGGCGTGGCATCGTTTTAGCCGCCTCTTATGAAGCTAAACATTATGGCGTAAAAACAGCGATGCCCGTTCATGAAGCTAAAAGCCTTTGCCCAACTGCTCAACTAGTTCCTCCCCATATGGGTACCTATATTCAAGTCTCTACACGGATTATTCAACTTCTACAACAATTTTCTCCCTCGGTTGAGCCCTTTTCCATTGATGAAGCGTTCCTTGAACTAACGGGTAGTGAAAAATTGCTGGGAAAAAAAGAGCATGTCGCTCATCAAATCAAGCAACGTATTCGCACAGAGCTAGGTGTCTCCTGTTCAATCGGTATCGGACCAAACAAATTGCTCGCCAAAATGGCAGCTGAGATGGAAAAACCAGATGGACTCACTTCAATCACTGCTAACCAGGTTCCTAGGAAGATATGGCCACTCCCCATCAACAAGCTGTTCGGGGTGGGTTCGCGCATGAATTTTCACTTCAATAAGATGGGGATTCGCACAATTGGTGACTTAGCTCATACTGATCCAACCCGACTAGAACATCGCTTCGGTATTATTGGTCGCGTCCTTTATCAATCTGCACATGGAATGGATCAGAGTCCCGTCGATCCGCATTCACTAGATATCAACCACTCCATCGGCCACCAGTTTACCCTCCCTTACGATTACATTGAGGCGAAAGATATTCTACTCGTCCTCTATGAGTTAGCAGAAAATGTAGCACGAAGGGCACGATTGGCAGCTTCCTTAGGACGAACAATCACGTTAGCCTTGCGCGGAAACGACTTCTCCATCCACCGCAGCCTCAGCCTCGATGAAGCGACCCAGATTGGTCGCATGATTTATCAAGCCATCGAAATACTGTTCCAGCGCCATTGGAATCATCGACCTGTGCGTCAAATCGGGATCACGTTATCCAATCTCCAGCGAGAAGAGAATGGCGTCCAACTAGATTTATTTGGAAATAATGAGAAATATAAAAAGCTAACTACAGCAATCGATTCGATCCAACAGCGCTATGGAGTAAAAAGCATGTGTTATGCTCACTCACTCTTAGAAGCAAGTCTATTCAAAGATCACACAACTAAAATCGGCGGACACCATATCTAA
- a CDS encoding pyridoxamine 5'-phosphate oxidase family protein, with amino-acid sequence MAKQITTLDRPLYNKLQREGYVLLATMDKETGAPQMNAISWVYAPSEQLIRMAVHDQSRIVENVQAHPLLAITMIAEGSTYEIACRVKGVQASIPDVKIKLALIEAEVQTVRDVMFYGAKMIQEPRFDKTYDKEAAEKLDQQVMAALKQG; translated from the coding sequence ATGGCAAAGCAAATAACAACATTGGATCGACCACTGTATAATAAGTTACAGCGGGAAGGGTATGTATTATTAGCCACTATGGACAAAGAGACAGGGGCACCACAGATGAATGCCATCTCTTGGGTCTATGCTCCAAGTGAACAACTTATTCGTATGGCAGTACATGATCAATCGCGCATTGTAGAAAATGTGCAAGCGCACCCGCTGTTAGCGATTACAATGATTGCAGAGGGCAGTACGTATGAAATCGCTTGTCGGGTTAAAGGCGTACAAGCTTCTATTCCAGATGTGAAAATTAAGCTAGCCTTAATTGAAGCTGAAGTACAAACGGTTCGAGATGTGATGTTTTATGGTGCGAAGATGATTCAAGAGCCCCGCTTCGATAAAACGTATGATAAAGAAGCGGCCGAAAAGCTGGATCAACAAGTGATGGCCGCTTTGAAGCAAGGGTAA
- a CDS encoding DUF2197 domain-containing protein produces MEQLTCILCDRPFTPNNKQSRRLQKHPHRMFLCPQCDERITFKTMARRGKKASGHPLSFPQRKFE; encoded by the coding sequence ATGGAACAGCTCACTTGCATTTTATGCGACCGGCCCTTTACCCCTAATAATAAGCAATCCCGCCGACTACAGAAACATCCGCACCGCATGTTTCTCTGTCCACAATGCGATGAGCGAATTACGTTCAAAACCATGGCCCGCAGGGGGAAAAAAGCTAGCGGTCATCCCCTTTCCTTCCCACAACGAAAGTTTGAATGA
- a CDS encoding MBL fold metallo-hydrolase, translating into MKVSMFPLGALATNCYVVYDDESREALVIDPGMNPGVAIKEIKEKNLQVQAILLTHAHFDHIGGLEEVRAETGAPVYIHAVEKDWLTDASRNGSGLWPGFSPIVCQPAEQLLQGGEELSFLGKHIHVFFTPGHSPGSVTFYLSGVGAFSGDALFAGSIGRTDLPGGDQTALMNSIYEVLMELPGQTVIYPGHGPRTTIGQEQATNPFLTGMMR; encoded by the coding sequence ATGAAAGTAAGTATGTTTCCTTTGGGGGCGTTGGCTACTAATTGTTATGTGGTTTATGATGATGAGAGTAGGGAAGCCCTTGTTATTGATCCTGGAATGAATCCAGGAGTAGCTATAAAAGAGATAAAAGAAAAGAACCTCCAGGTACAAGCCATTTTGTTAACGCATGCACATTTTGACCATATTGGTGGTCTAGAAGAGGTACGAGCAGAAACAGGAGCCCCAGTATATATACATGCGGTAGAAAAAGATTGGCTTACCGATGCTAGCCGCAATGGTTCGGGTCTTTGGCCCGGCTTTTCACCCATTGTATGCCAACCAGCTGAACAACTCTTACAAGGGGGAGAAGAGCTTAGTTTCTTAGGTAAACATATCCACGTATTTTTTACACCAGGTCATTCTCCGGGTAGTGTCACCTTTTATTTATCCGGGGTAGGGGCATTTAGTGGGGATGCATTGTTTGCAGGCTCTATTGGACGAACAGATTTACCAGGAGGAGATCAAACAGCGTTGATGAACTCTATTTATGAAGTGTTGATGGAACTACCAGGGCAAACAGTGATTTACCCAGGCCATGGGCCACGGACAACGATCGGGCAAGAACAAGCGACCAATCCGTTTTTAACGGGTATGATGCGTTAG
- a CDS encoding YlaH-like family protein has protein sequence MAQIETWLQNPWVAYFVILLATMLVYKVAFAIELPILKSVVIYLVLAIVCYFFMLMYLILQAPIIQILLITLFIIAIARWRMRGPKRSSREKPE, from the coding sequence GTGGCGCAGATAGAGACGTGGTTACAAAACCCTTGGGTCGCCTATTTCGTTATTTTGCTGGCAACCATGCTTGTATACAAAGTGGCATTTGCGATAGAATTGCCGATTTTAAAGTCGGTCGTTATCTATCTTGTATTGGCGATTGTATGTTATTTCTTTATGCTGATGTATCTCATTTTGCAAGCACCTATTATACAAATCCTTTTGATTACACTGTTCATTATTGCTATTGCCCGCTGGCGTATGCGAGGGCCGAAGCGATCTAGCCGCGAAAAGCCAGAATAA
- a CDS encoding carbonic anhydrase translates to MPRLHELLQHNELFVKQKKYEPFLTSGLPEKKLVVITCMDTRLTELLPKAMNLVNGDAKMIKTAGAIVREPFGQVMSSLFVALYELGAEEVCVVGHHGCGMGAIQPQSTLKKMEERGIHAETIATLERAGVGVKEWLRGFNSVEESVQQSVDLIRQHPLLPAGVYVHGLVIDPETGKLDVVTDGYE, encoded by the coding sequence ATGCCGAGACTACATGAACTTTTACAACATAATGAGCTGTTTGTAAAGCAGAAAAAGTACGAACCGTTTCTTACATCAGGTTTACCAGAGAAGAAATTAGTAGTAATCACATGTATGGATACTCGTTTGACAGAGTTACTTCCAAAGGCGATGAATCTTGTTAACGGTGATGCTAAGATGATTAAAACTGCAGGAGCGATAGTGCGTGAGCCTTTTGGTCAGGTAATGAGTAGCCTCTTCGTTGCTCTGTATGAATTAGGTGCGGAGGAAGTGTGCGTAGTGGGTCATCATGGTTGTGGGATGGGAGCGATTCAGCCGCAAAGCACTCTAAAAAAAATGGAAGAGCGCGGTATCCACGCTGAAACGATCGCCACACTGGAACGCGCAGGTGTGGGTGTTAAAGAATGGTTGCGTGGCTTCAATTCTGTCGAGGAAAGTGTACAGCAAAGCGTTGATCTCATTCGCCAACATCCGCTGTTGCCTGCAGGAGTTTATGTTCATGGCCTTGTAATTGACCCTGAGACGGGAAAGTTAGATGTGGTAACGGATGGATATGAGTAG
- a CDS encoding glycerophosphodiester phosphodiesterase, translating into MQQVKVYAHRGFSAQAPENTMGAFRAAIEAGADGIELDVQLTRDGEVVVIHDDTVDRTTDGRGEVSALSLLELQRLEAGSWFAQEFVGEKIPSLRDVLALVSQHGLELNIELKSSLARDSELEQKVLAQVKEFDWLEKTIFSSFQHERLKRLLRIEAGVSTAPLYMAGFLKPWRYCQQEGFTSIHPYYMGVQEEVVTGCHQHGIKVRTYTVNEEEWMKRFIHLGVDAIMTDHPDRLRKLIDQGY; encoded by the coding sequence ATGCAACAGGTAAAAGTGTATGCACACCGTGGATTCTCTGCCCAAGCACCCGAAAACACGATGGGAGCCTTTCGGGCGGCGATTGAAGCAGGGGCTGATGGTATTGAGTTGGACGTACAATTAACCCGTGATGGTGAAGTAGTCGTGATCCATGATGATACAGTGGATCGGACGACAGACGGGAGAGGTGAGGTATCCGCCCTGTCGCTGTTGGAACTCCAGCGTTTAGAAGCGGGTAGCTGGTTTGCACAGGAGTTTGTAGGGGAAAAAATCCCGTCCCTACGAGATGTGCTCGCTCTAGTCAGTCAGCATGGGTTGGAATTAAATATTGAGTTGAAAAGCTCGTTAGCTAGGGATTCAGAATTGGAACAGAAAGTACTGGCACAAGTAAAAGAATTTGATTGGCTCGAGAAAACTATTTTTTCATCTTTCCAGCATGAACGTTTAAAACGGCTGTTGAGGATAGAAGCGGGTGTGTCGACTGCTCCTCTCTATATGGCTGGATTTTTAAAGCCATGGCGCTACTGTCAGCAAGAAGGCTTTACTTCTATTCACCCATATTATATGGGAGTACAGGAAGAAGTGGTGACGGGTTGTCACCAGCATGGAATTAAAGTAAGAACGTACACGGTCAACGAAGAAGAGTGGATGAAACGCTTCATCCATCTGGGTGTAGATGCTATTATGACAGATCATCCAGATCGTTTGCGCAAGCTGATCGATCAAGGATATTAA